CACATGTGCGTGTGGATGTACTGGTGGCGCTCGATGCACTCGGTGGCGCGCATGAAGGAGGTGGCCATGCCCTCCTTCCAGCCTGCGGTGGTGATGACGCCTTCGCGCGAGAGCACCCGGCGCGTGGCACGGAAGAACGGCGTGCCGATGTAGTCGACGAATATCTGCACCATCCGCTTGCTGGTGCGCTCCTCCACCTCGCGGACGAATGCAGCCTCCGCCTGTTGGTACGCACGGCGGTAGGCGCCGTCGGTCCCTGCGCGCAGCTCGTCGTAATAGAGGTCGCCGAACCGGCGCCGGTCGAGCGCAGTGACGCCGCTCTGACGGATGAGCTCGAGCCGCTCGTCCGACGCCGAGAGCATCACCGTGTTGCAGCCGTGCCTGCGCGCGAGGTCCAGCTCGGCGAGCGTGGTCCCGCCGCCCCAGCCCCAGACGTGTGGCGAGGGGTTGCGCTCGTGGGGCACCATCAGCCGGTACGTCCCGAACGCCAGCCGCCAGTTGGACCAGGCCGTGGTGTAGCGCGCGGAGAACCCGGCCCACTGGGCGTAAGAGTGCCGTGTCTTCTCGGGCAGCGGCACAAGGTCACTCGCCGGAAGCACCATGCGTGTGGACAGAAAGCCCGTCGTCCCCGCCATGTCGTACGCGAACGCCTTCGTCGGGTAGCCCCAGGGATCCAGCGCCGAGTCGGGGAGGATGAGCGCGCACTGCCCTTCCTTCCAGCCCTGCACCTCGCCGCCGATGCTCAGCACGCGCACGACGCCCGCGTTGCCGATGACGACGCGCTCCTCACCGCGGAACCGGGCGACGTCGATGGGCTTGCGCTGGACGCAGTGGCCCATGTTGCCCTCCCAGGAGCCGTAGAGCGGCTCGACGAGCACGTCTCGTGGGCCGGGATCCGGCAGCGTGAGGTCACCGTAGACGAACTCGGCCGGACGGCCCGTGCTCGCCGCGTCTGCTGCGTAGAGGAACCACGCCTTTGCGCTCTGGCTCACGTCTCTCCCTCACTCGTCCTCACGAA
This genomic interval from Stigmatella aurantiaca contains the following:
- a CDS encoding zinc-binding dehydrogenase translates to MSQSAKAWFLYAADAASTGRPAEFVYGDLTLPDPGPRDVLVEPLYGSWEGNMGHCVQRKPIDVARFRGEERVVIGNAGVVRVLSIGGEVQGWKEGQCALILPDSALDPWGYPTKAFAYDMAGTTGFLSTRMVLPASDLVPLPEKTRHSYAQWAGFSARYTTAWSNWRLAFGTYRLMVPHERNPSPHVWGWGGGTTLAELDLARRHGCNTVMLSASDERLELIRQSGVTALDRRRFGDLYYDELRAGTDGAYRRAYQQAEAAFVREVEERTSKRMVQIFVDYIGTPFFRATRRVLSREGVITTAGWKEGMATSFMRATECIERHQYIHTHMCTREEVLAAIEYGEREGWMPTVDARIHAFDEVPALSQKFLEGNVGFFPVFAVNPE